A genomic window from Cinclus cinclus chromosome 5, bCinCin1.1, whole genome shotgun sequence includes:
- the SHROOM3 gene encoding protein Shroom3, with amino-acid sequence MRMLDNINTSISPSECSITHKGRYIYLEALLQGGAPWGFTLKGGLEHGQPLIISKIEEGGKADSLPSKLQAGDEVVNINEVELSSSRREAISLVKGSYKKLKLVVRRDTHAAQGCTELSPSPLSRDCVTTDFQPSKATWAAGVKLRLKTRRSETPGRPHSWHSTKLVENQPDPSMMQISQGTLGTPWHQSYHSSSSTSDLSAYEHGYLRRSPDQYSSRGSMESLDHSSPAYHPCQLSPAKSTNSIDQLSHLHSKRDSAYSSFSTNSSIPEYAVAPPGREQSRGALPEAMRQADIRYVRTVYDAQQRVSHEYEVTPSALPPGGDGRGHGRLLALGRRGAASSWAQPDSKSQPPKGPPLPPARSDSYAAIRHHERPGSGSGTGTGLEHGKPGRTQPKGAWAPLVSSLSQGPLLKLSFGEGHLHTVVEKSPESSPTVKAKQSYSQAAQPGQPLLPTGVYAVPSPEPHYAQVPQPSSSSTGTLYPALAKESGYSPALPVSYDKATAGSALGSDDSGNQSTTNRSTIFYQPLSTERKHEDKLIQQKAPSAAGPELCLAMSRKEELLPLCKVAHSHRDTVGSTQASKPVFQGPQPPLRDASERKTHYQPKEDWTPGFQEEKNGNAQVNESDTGAPHPWSHSKAKQYGFSSLQNIPESSRRQSSSELRETQTGEAYSNTKLSFLNISGREEKDHREQGHRHWSDVDPQAFTRQEEEGTSMALFHAAEPKCKEPPSPQLPKTLDCGRSRLSSSSTQSFPYSKAEAGKPRCSVLEKVNKFEQREQSTPRPQSAGIPSFGQHYGPSRTSQPAGTRCSVHSPEDMRTKLPSEPGRGSSPSVRNGKLEEADWHPVELQMVASVKQARPSEYYSPCPENEVQIRAGQLPRSRSTFQLGGEPEREILWKDSIQDAHGSQLDTSFNRAYRNSIKDAQSRVLRATSFRRISPPFGNAPKRVPQRPASAHVGMRSTAASPHTPKERHSITPTEGGFSSLDYTRTQHVLRIGGRKRLTVEQKKRSYSEPEKMNEVGISDGEPSPFSFQKKSIHFVFPENTVADRRKIFEKDGKASSTASLSKPELKQLQQSALADYIERKTGRRPSSQDTGLLRERSHSSYLQLGGPDSQSLSSASSMNSLQDQNLYRRRESVERISRMGRMSSTLPPGLVDCLDTSGDEKVPGRQDSLVTSRPKPERCRDYRPRSDVTKGTQTDLLGVQGQPRYRKQEQIFEAPSTARKSGKSVSVEDLLDRYDSRPVPVHVRSRSSPTAEKKHQELLRRESSEFSPMVRDPFYVVSAGARSFSKKERSFSEKMVLTSCYPRPLRSTEVVTGPATLVENHKLPEVSRPDGRTSAFFPAPTEARSQYPEQKQGFKPLFLNLTPSGSGHSSPNTPAPAPSDLQSAADSQALRQHQAKREAVPPEGSGSTQAQPLDAAQDRSPETPTDEMMWRRKAGLLHRSLPPKVAWAHSAKDSSYAKAVVSPPAAGHKPSQRWQSLPTQSSTSSEPETPSLQGMTQLHISESGLQLTPPPSLQDEEDDEVFVAPSQAPFSPPPPSRPLPELSSCTSANGTEEFPPPPPPREGHGAAGDKSSRLTEEAGASSCKGFPKALAKREITGSGTSTGGNNSSTPLKRTSSPSAVDQQHQSPASSEGPQSNDRQPITQPESNSREPALENASLDSRITSTAPPVKAKNKTPEDIKSEALAKEIVHKDRSLADILDPDSKMKTTMDLMEGIFPSGTSVLKENNMKRKMSQTQASRTAVAGDTREEKEAPVTLITCPAYYSVSAPKAELLNKIKDLPEEVGEEEELLDINEKKAELIGSLTHKLEVLKEAKEGLLEDIKMNNALGEEVELLISTLCKPNEFDKYKMFIGDLDKVVNLLLSLSGRLARVENVLSSLGDSANSEERSSLNEKRKLLAGQHEDARELKENLDRRERVVLDILGNYLSEEQLQDYQHFVKMKSALLIEQRELDDKIKLGQEQLKCLMESLPRDFTPRDAAAAAALAAALATSSGVGCKTPAAVCSSL; translated from the exons GGACACCCAtgcagcacagggatgcacCGAGCTGTCTCCCAGCCCACTCAGCCGGGACTGCGTGACCACTGACTTCCAGCCCAGCAAAGCCACGTGGGCAGCAGGAGTCAAGTTAAGGCTGAAGACCAG GCGGAGTGAGACCCCAGGCCGACCTCACTCCTGGCATTCAACCAAACTCGTGGAGAACCAACCCGATCCCAGCATGATGCAAATATCTCAGGGTACGCTTGGCACCCCTTGGCATCAATCCTACCACTCCAG ctcctccaccaGCGATCTCTCTGCGTACGAGCATGGCTATCTGAGGAGGAGCCCCGACCAGTACAGCTCCCGGGGCAGCATGGAGAGCTTGGACCATTCCTCCCCTGCCTACCATCCTTGCCAGCTGTCCCCGGCCAAATCTACCAACAGTATCGACCAGCTCTCCCACCTGCACAGCAAGAGAGACTCAGCCTACAGCTCCTTCTCCACCAACTCCAGCATCCCCGAGTACGCCGTGGCTCCGCCGGGCAGGGAGCAGTCCCGGGGGGCGCTGCCGGAGGCCATGAGGCAGGCGGACATCCGCTACGTGCGCACGGTGTACGACGCCCAGCAGCGCGTCTCCCACGAGTACGAGGTGACGCCCTCGGCGCTGCCGCCCGGCGGCGACGGCCGCGGCCACGGCAGGCTCCTCGCCTTGGGCCGCCGCGGCGCGGCCTCCTCCTGGGCACAGCCGGACAGCAAGAGCCAGCCCCCCAAGGGACCGCCCCTGCCTCCCGCTCGCAGCGACAGCTACGCGGCCATCAGGCACCACGAGCGGCCCGGATCCGGCtccggcaccggcaccggcctGGAGCACGGCAAGCCCGGCCGCACCCAGCCGAAAGGGGCCTGGGCGCCACTCGTCAGCTCCCTGTCCCAGGGGCCGCTGCTGAAACTGTCCTTTGGAGAAGGGCACCTGCACACCGTGGTGGAGAAGAGCCCGGAGAGCAGCCCCACTGTGAAGGCCAAGCAGAGCTATtcccaggcagcccagccaggccagcccctgctgcccactgGTGTCTACGCCGTTCCCTCCCCAGAGCCGCACTACGCCCAGGTGCCCCAgccttcctccagcagcactgggacgCTTTACCCAGCTCTGGCCAAAGAAAGTGGATACTCCCCAGCCCTCCCGGTCTCTTACGACAAGGCCACAGCTGGCAGCGCCCTGGGCTCCGATGACAGTGGAAACCAAAGCACTACAAACAGGTCGACCATCTTCTACCAGCCCCTCTCCACTGAAAGGAAGCACGAAGACAAACTCATCCAGCAGAAGGCTCCCAGCGCAGCAGGCCCGGAGCTCTGCCTGGCCATGTCACGAAAGGAGGAGCTGTTACCCCTTTGCAAGGTAGCGCACAGCCACCGAGACACCGTGGGTAGCACACAGGCCTCCAAGCCTGTTTTCCAGGGCCCACAACCCCCGCTGAGGGATGCTAGTGAGAGGAAAACCCATTACCAACCCAAAGAGGACTGGACACCTGgattccaggaggaaaaaaatggcaacGCACAGGTAAATGAGAGCGACACTGGTGCTCCCCACCCATGGAGTCACAGCAAGGCCAAGCAGTATGGCTTCTCTTCCTTGCAGAACATCCCAGAGAGCTCCAGGAGgcaaagcagctctgagctAAGGGAGACCCAAACAGGTGAGGCTTATTCCAACACCAAACTGTCCTTCCTGAACATCAGCggcagagaggagaaggatcaCAGGGAACAGGGGCACAGACACTGGAGTGATGTGGACCCACAGGCCTTCacgaggcaggaggaggagggcacGAGCATGGCTCTGTTCCATGCTGCTGAGCCAAAGTGCAAAGAGCCCCCTTCTCCTCAGCTCCCAAAGACCTTGGATTGTGGGAGGAGCCGGCTCAGCTCTAGCAGCACCCAAAGCTTTCCCTacagcaaagcagaggctgGCAAACCCCGCTGCTCGGTGCTGGAGAAGGTTAACAAGTTTGAGCAGCGGGAGCAGAGCACTCCCCGGCCCCAGAGCGCCGGCATTCCCAGCTTCGGCCAGCACTATGGGCCCAGCAGGACGAGCCAGCCTGCTGGCACGAGGTGCTCCGTGCACAGCCCTGAGGACATGAGGACCAAGCTGCCCAgtgagccaggcaggggctccAGCCCGTCCGTCAGGAATGGGAAGCTGGAAGAGGCTGACTGGCACCCCGTAGAGCTGCAGATGGTGGCTTCGGTGAAGCAGGCAAGACCCAGTGAATACTACAGCCCGTGTCCTGAGAATGAGGTGCAAATAAGGGCAGGTCAGCTTCCGCGGAGCAGAAGCACGTTCCAGCTGGGAGGCGAGCCTGAGAGGGAGATCCTCTGGAAGGATAGCATCCAGGATGCGCACGGGTCGCAGCTGGACACGTCCTTTAACAGGGCCTACAGGAACAGCATTAAGGATGCTCAGTCCAGAGTGCTGAGGGCCACCTCGTTCCGGCGCATCAGCCCCCCGTTCGGGAACGCGCCCAAGAGAGTGCCCCAGAGGCCTGCCTCGGCGCACGTGGGCATGAGGAGCACGGCGGCGTCCCCACACACCCCCAAGGAGAGGCACAGCATCACGCCCACGGAAGGaggcttctccagcctggacTACACCAGGACGCAGCACGTGCTGCGCATCGGGGGCCGGAAGCGGCTGACGGTGGAGCAGAAGAAGCGCTCCTACTCAGAGCCCGAGAAGATGAACGAGGTGGGCATCTCGGATGGGGAGCCATCGCCTTTCTCCTTCCAGAAGAAAAGCATCCATTTTGTCTTCCCGGAGAACACGGTGGCCGACCGGCGCAAGATCTTCGAGAAGGACGGCAAAGCTTCCTCCACAGCCAGCCTGTCCAAGCCGGAGCTcaagcagctccagcagagcgCCCTGGCCGACTACATCGAGCGCAAAACGGGGCGCCGGCCGTCCTCGCAGGACACGGGGCTTCTCCGGGAGCGCTCCCACAGCTCCTACCTGCAGCTGGGCGGCCCCGACAGCCAGAGCctttcctctgcctccagcatgAACTCCCTCCAGGACCAGAACCTCTACCGCCGCAGGGAGTCCGTAGAGCGGATATCCAGGATGGGACGGATGTCTTCCACCCTTCCCCCTGGGCTGGTGGACTGCTTGGACACGAGCGGAGATGAGAAGGTGCCGGGGCGCCAGGACAGCCTGGTCACCAGCAGGCCCAAACCAGAGAGGTGCCGGGATTACAGACCCAGGTCGGATGTCACCAAAGGCACTCAGACAGATCTGCTGGGCGTGCAGGGCCAGCCCCGCTacaggaagcaggagcagatcTTTGAAGCACCCTCCACCGCCAGGAAATCTGGGAAATCGGTGTCTGTGGAAGACCTGCTCGATAGGTACGACAGTCGGCCAGTCCCTGTGCACGTACGCTCCAGGTCGTCTCCCACGGCAGAAAAGAAGCACCAG gagctgctgagaagGGAGAGCAGTGAATTCAGCCCCATGGTGAGGGATCCCTTCTACGTGGTGAGCGCAGGAGCCAG GTCTTtcagcaagaaagaaagaagcttCTCAGAGAAAATGGTGCTCACAAGTTGCTATCCCCGTCCCCTCCGCAGCACTGAGGTTGTCACCGGGCCTGCCACGCTGGTCGAGAATCACAAGCTCCCAGAAGTTTCCAGGCCAGATGGAAGGACTTCTGCATTTTTCCCAGCCCCAACAGAGGCAAGGAGTCAGTATCCTGAGCAAAAGCAAGGCTTTAAACCCTTGTTCCTTAACCTTACTCCTTCTGGGTCTGGCCACTCTTCCCCTAATACGCCCGCCCCAGCTCCCTCCGACTTGCAGAGCGCAGCTGACAGCCAGGCTCTGAGACAGCACCAGGCCAAACGAGAGGCTGTTCCCCCCGAGGGCAGCGGGAGCACTCAGGCACAGCCTTTGGATGCTGCCCAGGACAGATCCCCCGAGACTCCCACAGACGAGATGATGTGGAGGAGGAAAGCCGGGCTGCTGCACAGGTCCCTCCCGCCCAAGGTGGCGTGGGCTCATTCGGCCAAGGACAGCAGCTACGCGAAGGCCGTGGTGTCTCCTCCGGCGGCCGGGCACAAGCCCTCCCAGAGGTGGCAGTCCCTGCCCACGCAGAGCAGCACTTCCTCCGAGCCAGAGACTCCTTCTCTGCAGGGCATGACCCAGCTCCACATCTCGGAGTCGGGGCTGCAGCTCACGCCCCCGCCATCGCTGCAGGACGAGGAGGACGATGAGGTGTTTGTCGCGCCTTCCCAAGCGCCCTTCTCCCCGCCACCGCCATCCCGTCCTCTCCCCGAGCTGAGCTCTTGCACTTCTGCCAACGGCACAGAGGAAttcccacctcctccccctccccgtGAGGGCCATGGGGCAGCTGGAGACAAATCCTCCCGGCTCACAGAGGAGGCCGGTGCGAG CAGCTGCAAAGGCTTTCCCAAAGCCCTGGCCAAGAGAGAGATAACAGGGTCGGGCACCAGCACCGGAGGAAATAATTCATCAACCCCATTAAAGAGGACTAGCTCTCCATCTGCTGTGGATCAGCAGCACCAGTCCCCTGCTTCTTCTGAAGGTCCTCAGAGCAATGACAGACAGCCCATAACTCAGCCTGAAAGTAACTCCAGAGAGCCAGCATTGGAAAATGCCAGCCTGGACTCCAGGATAACCAGCACAGCACCCCCAGTGAAGGCAAAGAACAAGACCCCAGAGGATATTAAGTCAGAGGCTCTGGCAAAAGAAATTGTCCATAAAGACAGGTCTCTGGCTGATATCTTGGATCCAGATTCCAAAATGAAGACAACCATGGACCTGATGGAAGGGATTTTCCCCAGTGGAACCAGCGTGCTGAAAGAGAACAACATGAAGAGGAAGATGTCGCAGACACaagccagcaggacagcagtGGCGGGTGACAC gagagaggaaaaggaagctCCTGTCACCCTCATCACCTGTCCTGCTTACTACAGCGTTTCAGCACCCAAAGCAGAACTGCTGAATAAAATCAAGGACTTGCCAGAAGAAGTTGGTGAGGAAGAAGAGCTGCTGGACATCAATGAGAAAAAG GCGGAGCTCATCGGGAGCTTGACCCACAAACTGGAAGTCCTGAAGGAAGCCAAGGAGGGCCTGCTTGAAGACATTAAGATGAATAATGCtctgggagaggaggtggaGCTGTTGATCAGCACGCTGTGCAAACCCAACGAGTTTGACAAGTACAAGATGTTCATTGGCGATCTGGATAAGGTGGTGAACCTCCTGCTCTCGCTCTCGGGACGCCTGGCCCGCGTGGAGAACGTCTTGAGCAGCCTGGGGGACAGCGCCAACAGCGAGGAGCGG AGTTCCCTGAACGAGAAGCGGAAGCTGCTGGCTGGCCAGCACGAAGACGCCCGAGAGCTGAAGGAAAACCTTGACCGTCGGGAACGGGTGGTCTTGGACATCCTGGGCAACTATCtctctgaggagcagctccaggactACCAGCACTTTGTGAAGATGAAGTCTGCGCTCCTCATAGAGCAGCGAGAGCTCGACGACAAAATCAAACTGGGCCAGGAGCAGCTCAAGTGCCTGATGGAAAGTCTCCCCAGGGACTTCAcgcccagggatgcagcagccgcagctgccctggctgcagcacttgCTACCTCCTCCGGGGTGGGTTGTAAAACACCTGCAGCAGTCTGTTCCTCACTCTAA